The following coding sequences lie in one Carassius gibelio isolate Cgi1373 ecotype wild population from Czech Republic chromosome A17, carGib1.2-hapl.c, whole genome shotgun sequence genomic window:
- the LOC128031733 gene encoding kinectin-like isoform X1 codes for MALDMADSQYLLILAPSLVIALMFLFFWLFMKETSYEEVLAHQKRDLKLPPAKPDTRKKNEKKKNKKKETGGSGLGGGGGGESEEDLRDFDISDATSPTSNDEDSEVVPVNPPVAAPVLAEPLSGIRERKKKEKKPKASPTAAPAAAPTVVPLSRKTPTTPPTSEEPEVNGSKPSVRKEPPLPLTKQSSPLQRQATPPGPTETTNKKKAKKQKSESEEHPPEVKPDLSPPVVKKVEPLIIEVELKAKDGAVPVATAAPPPPLSGSGRRKKKQKVDPVITVDEAHVQSSAPVTQTDSTTSTNHQNNQNNEAPPPAPAPAKHGKKQKSETNKENSEVKLKELLSSLSGLVLSDSDLVSLVSLLRNRSPNALDNWYKSAAKFEPSAQQLAEKDRLLSTLQEEVSIAKGKVKQLSQELQAERQKTGRVESVLHEHRVAREKDIMQVKAQSFQEMQIKFQQLREQLDGQIARLQQENSILRDAVERCSTTNQMETKQSSELNKLRSEYSGLVKELTETKNKLQQEELQRKSLEVNYKQNVSQLEDVKCRWEELQAYLHNVNAEREKLQAAKQDLQNQMMAVESEITSKNKEIQTLHSSLKDTLVFKEQEQQKVKHLEQKVMQLLEVSQHTMQPDNQLQEQVQDLLKENKMLKVQIDNLQAQLSTQVTAVSHFDELQKLLAEKELQRKSLEDSLNAERSSSAGRETKMQAIHNENLTVKTDLQNLQAQISEQALSMDQLKQSLQQRDEKVRMVENLLESSLIQVANKEDELKAMKNEFEDLKQQLEAVQKHATEQVTMSQKTLEELQQKIQEKDENIRSVEERLQSAMNKESERKKAVEDLQQQVETLNTELFQLRSRETQESNSKIQELHVQLMAKDQDVERLRGELEKQTVLAVSSQELTALAEKDKQISDLQEELLELRESVELHRKKNNELREKNWSAMEALSATETILQGKLAKSAKEHQTVLESAEAECRALLHRLLPHVPLPTDQKHQLWLQKFETSAGEVLSAPASGAGDAQVLAEKLKEAEEAQKVLQKDCETYKKVLAETEGILQRLQSSVEQEETRWREKLEQSQAELREMTQRVTALEQEVDRLSSDGDVESLRRDKQHLEAELERAERESATYVSEVRELRDLLTELQSKLDGSFTEAVRQNEELNLLKTRLTETLCKLETEESERQKVAGDLYKAQQSLELIQAEIVKEAGQADLIETSGLTQTEEMDRKEKMTAGLNQTVQELQELLRSVNRQLTKGNERDDGDKLYSNNKL; via the exons ATGGCGCTGGACATGGCTGACTCACAGTACCTTCTCATCCTGGCACCGTCGCTGGTCATTGCTCTCATGTTCCTCTTTTTCTGGCTCTTCATGAAAGAGACTTCCTACGAGGAGGTTCTGGCCCACCAAAAACGAGACCTCAAATTGCCTCCCGCCAAGCCCGATACCCGTAAAAAGAACGAGaaaaagaagaacaagaagaagGAGACCGGTGGAAGTGGATTGGGAGGAGGTGGGGGCGGCGAGTCAGAGGAAGACCTGAGGGATTTCGATATATCTGATGCCACTAGCCCTACCTCGAATGATGAGGATTCTGAGGTGGTGCCCGTGAATCCACCTGTTGCTGCTCCGGTCCTGGCAGAACCTCTGTCTGGGAtaagagagaggaaaaagaaagagaaaaagccaAAAGCTTCTCCAACTGCTGCTCCAGCTGCTGCCCCAACGGTGGTACCCCTTTCCCGTAAAACCCCAACTACTCCTCCAACTTCAGAAGAACCAGAAGTCAATGGATCCAAACCTTCTGTCCGTAAGGAGCCGCCCCTCCCTCTGACCAAACAGTCCAGCCCACTGCAGCGTCAGGCCACGCCCCCTGGCCCCACTGAGACTACCAACAAAAAGAAAGCCAAGAAGCAGAAGAGTGAGTCTG AAGAGCATCCACCTGAGGTCAAGCCTGATCTGTCTCCTCCTGTGGTGAAGAAGGTGGAGCCTCTGATCATCGAGGTGGAGTTAAAGGCAAAGGACGGAGCCGTCCCTGTTGCCACAGCAGCACCACCACCACCCTTGAGCGGCAGTGGGCGTAGGAAGAAGAAGCAGAAGGTGGATCCTGTCATCACAG TGGATGAGGCACATGTCCAGTCCTCAGCCCCAGTCACTCAGACGGACTCCACCACCTCGACGAACCACCAGAACAACCAAAACAATGAGGCTCCGCCCCCTGCTCCTGCACCCGCTAAACATGGCAAGAAACAGAAGAGCGAAACTAACAAAG AGAACTCTGAGGTGAAGCTCAAGGAGCTACTGTCCAGTCTGAGTGGACTTGTGCTGTCAGACTCTGATCTGGTCAGTCTCGTCTCACTGCTCCGAAACAGGAGTCCCAACGCTTTGGACAACTGGTATAAG TCTGCAGCTAAGTTTGAGCCCTCGGCCCAGCAGCTCGCAGAGAAAGATCGTCTTCTGAGCACACTTCAGGAGGAGGTGTCCATCGCCAAGGGCAAAGTCAAACAGTTAAGCCAG GAACTGCAAGCGGAGAGGCAGAAGACTGGCCGCGTGGAGTCTGTGCTGCATGAACATCGTGTTGCCAGAGAGAAAGACATCATGCAGGTGAAAGCTCAGAGCTTCCAGGAGATGCAGATTAAG TTCCAACAGTTAAGAGAACAGCTGGACGGTCAGATCGCTCGGCTGCAGCAGGAAAACAGCATCCTGAGAGACGCTGTGGAGAGATGCTCCACCACCAACCAGATGGAGACCAA GCAGTCATCCGAGCTGAATAAACTGCGTTCAGAATACAGCGGTCTGGTGAAAGAGCTCACAGAGACCAAAAACAAGCTGCAGCAGGAAGAGTTGCAACGGAAGAGTCTCGAAGTCAACTACAAGCAGAATGTGTCCCAACTGGAG GATGTGAAATGTCGTTGGGAAGAGCTGCAGGCCTATTTGCACAACGTGAATGCAGAGAGAGAAAAGCTTCAGGCTGCTAAACAAG ATCTGCAGAATCAAATGATGGCTGTGGAGAGCGAGATAACCAGTAAAAACAAGGAGATCCAGACTCTCCACAGCAGCCTGAAGGACACACTCGTCTTTAAAGAGCAGGAGCAGCAGAAGGTCAAGCATCTGGAGCAGAAGGTCATGCAGCTGTTGGAGGTGTCTCAGCACACCATGCAGCCTGACAACCAACTACAGGAACAAGTCCAG GATCttctcaaagaaaacaaaatgctgAAAGTTCAGATTGATAATCTTCAGGCCCAGCTCAGCActcag GTTACAGCAGTATCACATTTCGATGAGCTTCAAAAACT GCTGGCTGAAAAAGAGCTACAGAGGAAGAGTCTAGAAGATTCTCTTAATGCTGAGAGGAGCAGCAGCGCCGGCAGGGAGACAAAGATGCAG GCCATACACAATGAGAACCTGACAGTGAAGACGGACCTCCAGAATCTGCAGGCACAGATATCTGAGCAG GCTCTATCTATGGATCAACTAAAGCAAAG CCTCCAGCAACGCGATGAGAAGGTGAGAATGGTGGAGAATTTGCTGGAGTCCAGCCTCATTCAGGTGGCCAATAAAGAAGACGAACTCAAG gcaatgaaaaatgaatttgaaGATTTGAAACAGCAGCTGGAGGCAGTACAGAAACATGCCACAGAGCAGGTA ACAATGTCACAAAAGACGCTAGAAGAGCTACAGCAGAA GATTCAGGAGAAGGATGAAAACATTCGATCGGTCGAGGAACGTTTGCAGTCAGCGATGAACAAAGAATCGGAGAGAAAGAAGGCAGTGGAG gatCTACAACAGCAGGTCGAGACTCTGAACACTGAACTTTTCCAGCTGAGGAGCAGAGAAACCCAAGAGTCAAACTCTAAAATCCAGGAGCTTCATGTTCA GTTAATGGCCAAGGATCAGGATGTTGAGAGGCTGCGGGGAGAACTGGAGAAG CAAACCGTTTTAGCAGTTTCCAGCCAGGAATTAACAGC GCTGGCAGAGAAGGACAAGCAGATATCTGACCTCCAGGAAGAGCTGCTCGAGTTGAGGGAGTCGGTGGAGCTTCATCGTAAGAAGAACAAT GAGCTCCGGGAGAAAAACTGGAGCGCTATGGAGGCACTGTCAGCCACCGAGACCATACTTCAGGGAAAACTCGCCAAGAGCGCCAAG GAGCATCAGACGGTGCTGGAGTCAGCGGAGGCCGAATGCCGAGCATTACTACACAGACTCCTGCCACACGTGCCGCTGCCCACCGACCAg AAGCACCAGCTGTGGCTACAGAAGTTTGAGACGTCGGCTGGAGAAGTGCTCTCTGCTCCTGCTTCAGGAGCTGGAGATGCCCAG gTTTTAGCAGAAAAGTTAAAGGAGGCTGAGGAGGCCCAGAAAGTTCTACAGAAAGATTGTGAGACGTACAAGAAAGTGCTAGCAGAGACG GAAGGGATCCTGCAGCGGCTACAGAGCAGTGTGGAGCAGGAGGAGACGCGCTGGAGGGAGAAGCTGGAGCAGTCACAGGCTGAGCTCAGAGAG ATGACTCAGAGGGTGACTGCGCTGGAACAGGAAGTGGACAGATTGAGCTCAGATGGAGATGTGGAGAGT TTGAGGCGGGACAAACAACACCTGGAGGCTGAACTGGAGCGAGCGGAGCGGGAGAGCGCCACCTATGTGTCAGAGGTCAGAGAG CTCAGAGATCTCTTGACTGAGCTGCAAAGCAAACTTGACGGCTCGTTCACCGAGGCCGTCAGGCAGAATGAGGAGTTGAATTTG CTTAAGACTCGGCTGACTGAGACGTTGTGTAAGCTTGAGACGGAGGAGAGTGAGCGACAGAAAGTGGCTGGAGATCTTTATAAG GCCCAGCAGTCTCTGGAGCTGATTCAGGCAGAGATCGTTAAAGAAGCAGGCCAAGCTGACCTGATAGAGACCAGCGGCCTCACGCAGACG GAGGAGATGGACCGTAAAGAGAAGATGACTGCAGGGTTGAATCAGACCGTACAGGAACTACAAGAACTGCTTCGGTCTGTCAACAGACAGCTTACCAAGGGAAACGAAAGG GATGATGGGGATaaattatattctaataataaacTGTAA
- the LOC128031733 gene encoding kinectin-like isoform X4, translating to MALDMADSQYLLILAPSLVIALMFLFFWLFMKETSYEEVLAHQKRDLKLPPAKPDTRKKNEKKKNKKKETGGSGLGGGGGGESEEDLRDFDISDATSPTSNDEDSEVVPVNPPVAAPVLAEPLSGIRERKKKEKKPKASPTAAPAAAPTVVPLSRKTPTTPPTSEEPEVNGSKPSVRKEPPLPLTKQSSPLQRQATPPGPTETTNKKKAKKQKSESEEHPPEVKPDLSPPVVKKVEPLIIEVELKAKDGAVPVATAAPPPPLSGSGRRKKKQKVDPVITVDEAHVQSSAPVTQTDSTTSTNHQNNQNNEAPPPAPAPAKHGKKQKSETNKENSEVKLKELLSSLSGLVLSDSDLVSLVSLLRNRSPNALDNWYKSAAKFEPSAQQLAEKDRLLSTLQEEVSIAKGKVKQLSQELQAERQKTGRVESVLHEHRVAREKDIMQVKAQSFQEMQIKFQQLREQLDGQIARLQQENSILRDAVERCSTTNQMETKQSSELNKLRSEYSGLVKELTETKNKLQQEELQRKSLEVNYKQNVSQLEDVKCRWEELQAYLHNVNAEREKLQAAKQDLQNQMMAVESEITSKNKEIQTLHSSLKDTLVFKEQEQQKVKHLEQKVMQLLEVSQHTMQPDNQLQEQVQDLLKENKMLKVQIDNLQAQLSTQVTAVSHFDELQKLLAEKELQRKSLEDSLNAERSSSAGRETKMQAIHNENLTVKTDLQNLQAQISEQALSMDQLKQSLQQRDEKVRMVENLLESSLIQVANKEDELKAMKNEFEDLKQQLEAVQKHATEQVTMSQKTLEELQQKIQEKDENIRSVEERLQSAMNKESERKKAVEDLQQQVETLNTELFQLRSRETQESNSKIQELHVQLMAKDQDVERLRGELEKQTVLAVSSQELTALAEKDKQISDLQEELLELRESVELHRKKNNELREKNWSAMEALSATETILQGKLAKSAKEHQTVLESAEAECRALLHRLLPHVPLPTDQKHQLWLQKFETSAGEVLSAPASGAGDAQVLAEKLKEAEEAQKVLQKDCETYKKVLAETEGILQRLQSSVEQEETRWREKLEQSQAELREMTQRVTALEQEVDRLSSDGDVESLRRDKQHLEAELERAERESATYVSELRDLLTELQSKLDGSFTEAVRQNEELNLLKTRLTETLCKLETEESERQKVAGDLYKAQQSLELIQAEIVKEAGQADLIETSGLTQTEEMDRKEKMTAGLNQTVQELQELLRSVNRQLTKGNERDDGDKLYSNNKL from the exons ATGGCGCTGGACATGGCTGACTCACAGTACCTTCTCATCCTGGCACCGTCGCTGGTCATTGCTCTCATGTTCCTCTTTTTCTGGCTCTTCATGAAAGAGACTTCCTACGAGGAGGTTCTGGCCCACCAAAAACGAGACCTCAAATTGCCTCCCGCCAAGCCCGATACCCGTAAAAAGAACGAGaaaaagaagaacaagaagaagGAGACCGGTGGAAGTGGATTGGGAGGAGGTGGGGGCGGCGAGTCAGAGGAAGACCTGAGGGATTTCGATATATCTGATGCCACTAGCCCTACCTCGAATGATGAGGATTCTGAGGTGGTGCCCGTGAATCCACCTGTTGCTGCTCCGGTCCTGGCAGAACCTCTGTCTGGGAtaagagagaggaaaaagaaagagaaaaagccaAAAGCTTCTCCAACTGCTGCTCCAGCTGCTGCCCCAACGGTGGTACCCCTTTCCCGTAAAACCCCAACTACTCCTCCAACTTCAGAAGAACCAGAAGTCAATGGATCCAAACCTTCTGTCCGTAAGGAGCCGCCCCTCCCTCTGACCAAACAGTCCAGCCCACTGCAGCGTCAGGCCACGCCCCCTGGCCCCACTGAGACTACCAACAAAAAGAAAGCCAAGAAGCAGAAGAGTGAGTCTG AAGAGCATCCACCTGAGGTCAAGCCTGATCTGTCTCCTCCTGTGGTGAAGAAGGTGGAGCCTCTGATCATCGAGGTGGAGTTAAAGGCAAAGGACGGAGCCGTCCCTGTTGCCACAGCAGCACCACCACCACCCTTGAGCGGCAGTGGGCGTAGGAAGAAGAAGCAGAAGGTGGATCCTGTCATCACAG TGGATGAGGCACATGTCCAGTCCTCAGCCCCAGTCACTCAGACGGACTCCACCACCTCGACGAACCACCAGAACAACCAAAACAATGAGGCTCCGCCCCCTGCTCCTGCACCCGCTAAACATGGCAAGAAACAGAAGAGCGAAACTAACAAAG AGAACTCTGAGGTGAAGCTCAAGGAGCTACTGTCCAGTCTGAGTGGACTTGTGCTGTCAGACTCTGATCTGGTCAGTCTCGTCTCACTGCTCCGAAACAGGAGTCCCAACGCTTTGGACAACTGGTATAAG TCTGCAGCTAAGTTTGAGCCCTCGGCCCAGCAGCTCGCAGAGAAAGATCGTCTTCTGAGCACACTTCAGGAGGAGGTGTCCATCGCCAAGGGCAAAGTCAAACAGTTAAGCCAG GAACTGCAAGCGGAGAGGCAGAAGACTGGCCGCGTGGAGTCTGTGCTGCATGAACATCGTGTTGCCAGAGAGAAAGACATCATGCAGGTGAAAGCTCAGAGCTTCCAGGAGATGCAGATTAAG TTCCAACAGTTAAGAGAACAGCTGGACGGTCAGATCGCTCGGCTGCAGCAGGAAAACAGCATCCTGAGAGACGCTGTGGAGAGATGCTCCACCACCAACCAGATGGAGACCAA GCAGTCATCCGAGCTGAATAAACTGCGTTCAGAATACAGCGGTCTGGTGAAAGAGCTCACAGAGACCAAAAACAAGCTGCAGCAGGAAGAGTTGCAACGGAAGAGTCTCGAAGTCAACTACAAGCAGAATGTGTCCCAACTGGAG GATGTGAAATGTCGTTGGGAAGAGCTGCAGGCCTATTTGCACAACGTGAATGCAGAGAGAGAAAAGCTTCAGGCTGCTAAACAAG ATCTGCAGAATCAAATGATGGCTGTGGAGAGCGAGATAACCAGTAAAAACAAGGAGATCCAGACTCTCCACAGCAGCCTGAAGGACACACTCGTCTTTAAAGAGCAGGAGCAGCAGAAGGTCAAGCATCTGGAGCAGAAGGTCATGCAGCTGTTGGAGGTGTCTCAGCACACCATGCAGCCTGACAACCAACTACAGGAACAAGTCCAG GATCttctcaaagaaaacaaaatgctgAAAGTTCAGATTGATAATCTTCAGGCCCAGCTCAGCActcag GTTACAGCAGTATCACATTTCGATGAGCTTCAAAAACT GCTGGCTGAAAAAGAGCTACAGAGGAAGAGTCTAGAAGATTCTCTTAATGCTGAGAGGAGCAGCAGCGCCGGCAGGGAGACAAAGATGCAG GCCATACACAATGAGAACCTGACAGTGAAGACGGACCTCCAGAATCTGCAGGCACAGATATCTGAGCAG GCTCTATCTATGGATCAACTAAAGCAAAG CCTCCAGCAACGCGATGAGAAGGTGAGAATGGTGGAGAATTTGCTGGAGTCCAGCCTCATTCAGGTGGCCAATAAAGAAGACGAACTCAAG gcaatgaaaaatgaatttgaaGATTTGAAACAGCAGCTGGAGGCAGTACAGAAACATGCCACAGAGCAGGTA ACAATGTCACAAAAGACGCTAGAAGAGCTACAGCAGAA GATTCAGGAGAAGGATGAAAACATTCGATCGGTCGAGGAACGTTTGCAGTCAGCGATGAACAAAGAATCGGAGAGAAAGAAGGCAGTGGAG gatCTACAACAGCAGGTCGAGACTCTGAACACTGAACTTTTCCAGCTGAGGAGCAGAGAAACCCAAGAGTCAAACTCTAAAATCCAGGAGCTTCATGTTCA GTTAATGGCCAAGGATCAGGATGTTGAGAGGCTGCGGGGAGAACTGGAGAAG CAAACCGTTTTAGCAGTTTCCAGCCAGGAATTAACAGC GCTGGCAGAGAAGGACAAGCAGATATCTGACCTCCAGGAAGAGCTGCTCGAGTTGAGGGAGTCGGTGGAGCTTCATCGTAAGAAGAACAAT GAGCTCCGGGAGAAAAACTGGAGCGCTATGGAGGCACTGTCAGCCACCGAGACCATACTTCAGGGAAAACTCGCCAAGAGCGCCAAG GAGCATCAGACGGTGCTGGAGTCAGCGGAGGCCGAATGCCGAGCATTACTACACAGACTCCTGCCACACGTGCCGCTGCCCACCGACCAg AAGCACCAGCTGTGGCTACAGAAGTTTGAGACGTCGGCTGGAGAAGTGCTCTCTGCTCCTGCTTCAGGAGCTGGAGATGCCCAG gTTTTAGCAGAAAAGTTAAAGGAGGCTGAGGAGGCCCAGAAAGTTCTACAGAAAGATTGTGAGACGTACAAGAAAGTGCTAGCAGAGACG GAAGGGATCCTGCAGCGGCTACAGAGCAGTGTGGAGCAGGAGGAGACGCGCTGGAGGGAGAAGCTGGAGCAGTCACAGGCTGAGCTCAGAGAG ATGACTCAGAGGGTGACTGCGCTGGAACAGGAAGTGGACAGATTGAGCTCAGATGGAGATGTGGAGAGT TTGAGGCGGGACAAACAACACCTGGAGGCTGAACTGGAGCGAGCGGAGCGGGAGAGCGCCACCTATGTGTCAGAG CTCAGAGATCTCTTGACTGAGCTGCAAAGCAAACTTGACGGCTCGTTCACCGAGGCCGTCAGGCAGAATGAGGAGTTGAATTTG CTTAAGACTCGGCTGACTGAGACGTTGTGTAAGCTTGAGACGGAGGAGAGTGAGCGACAGAAAGTGGCTGGAGATCTTTATAAG GCCCAGCAGTCTCTGGAGCTGATTCAGGCAGAGATCGTTAAAGAAGCAGGCCAAGCTGACCTGATAGAGACCAGCGGCCTCACGCAGACG GAGGAGATGGACCGTAAAGAGAAGATGACTGCAGGGTTGAATCAGACCGTACAGGAACTACAAGAACTGCTTCGGTCTGTCAACAGACAGCTTACCAAGGGAAACGAAAGG GATGATGGGGATaaattatattctaataataaacTGTAA